A single genomic interval of Pyrus communis chromosome 5, drPyrComm1.1, whole genome shotgun sequence harbors:
- the LOC137734911 gene encoding DNA damage-repair/toleration protein DRT100-like, with protein MKMMRLLLISVATFCAIVSTVSSSCSPSDLAALQSIRTGLTDTSLGIFNSWVGTDCCVNWYGVSCDPTTSRVVDINLRGESEDPILTKSGQSGFMSGSISPQICRLDHLTTLVLADWKGVTGKIPQCLTTLSKLRILDLVGNKISGEIPADIGNLKMLTVLNLADNQISGKIPASLVGLSGLMHMDLNNNQITGEIPADFGKLKMLSRALLNRNQLTGSIPDSIGNMNRLADLDLSRNQMSGYVPDCLGKMQVLSTLNLDRNSFSGQLPASLLSNRGMGILNLSRNGFEGNIPDVFHGNSYFMALDLSYNNLKGPIPGSLSAAKYIGHLDLSHNHLCGAIPVGNPFDHQEASSFTNNDCLCGNPLSTC; from the coding sequence ATGAAGATGATGAGGTTGCTCTTAATCTCAGTGGCAACATTCTGTGCCATTGTCTCAACTGTGAGCTCTTCTTGTTCCCCGTCAGACCTAGCAGCACTTCAATCCATCAGAACCGGACTCACCGATACCTCATTGGGCATCTTCAACTCTTGGGTCGGAACCGATTGCTGCGTAAACTGGTACGGAGTCAGCTGCGATCCCACAACCAGCCGAGTCGTCGACATTAATCTCCGAGGCGAGTCGGAGGACCCCATACTCACGAAATCCGGTCAGTCCGGGTTCATGTCAGGATCGATCTCGCCCCAAATTTGCAGACTCGACCACCTCACCACCCTCGTTCTCGCCGACTGGAAGGGAGTCACCGGCAAGATACCCCAATGCCTCACCACCCTCTCCAAACTCCGAATTCTCGACCTCGTCGGAAACAAGATTTCGGGAGAGATTCCGGCCGATATTGGCAACCTCAAGATGCTCACAGTCCTCAACCTCGCGGATAACCAGATCTCCGGTAAGATTCCGGCGAGTCTCGTTGGCCTCTCCGGGCTAATGCACATGGACCTCAACAACAACCAAATCACGGGGGAGATACCGGCCGATTTCGGAAAACTAAAGATGCTGAGCCGGGCTCTGCTGAACCGAAACCAGCTCACCGGGTCGATCCCCGATTCCATTGGCAACATGAACCGGTTGGCCGACCTGGACCTGTCCAGGAACCAAATGTCGGGTTATGTACCGGACTGCCTTGGGAAAATGCAGGTTCTTTCGACGTTGAATTTGGACAGAAACTCGTTTTCGGGTCAATTGCCAGCGTCCCTTTTGAGCAATCGGGGTATGGGGATCTTAAATTTGAGCCGAAATGGGTTCGAAGGTAACATACCGGACGTTTTCCACGGAAATTCGTACTTTATGGCACTGGATTTATCGTACAACAATTTAAAGGGGCCGATACCCGGTTCATTGTCGGCGGCGAAATATATCGGGCACTTGGATCTCAGCCACAACCACCTGTGCGGGGCGATTCCTGTGGGGAACCCGTTCGATCACCAGGAAGCGTCGTCGTTTACCAACAATGATTGCCTCTGCGGGAACCCGCTGAGTACTTGTTGA
- the LOC137734908 gene encoding protein gamma response 1-like, with protein MDSLKVGCDPIDSELDGVDYVSGLSTLLVATIQEAKDRISQIEYVFCNQLYTYFQSKSKSFQKFENQWKEKENDLLCRIETLRVEKQQTLEENRLLKLDKGNPSKEQEEKVNQLLAELKGVQFKGNELERMLKQKSTEVDKGMELESKLLGVIQSKDAVIMDKEKQLKESEESRNMLLAKLSDLENRVDELQEELGEKINQVAKRNELEENLFQKVEHQSSEIMNKEKLLNDQEEEKKLLRAKLEILEENVSQLQKELLTKNNEVEGYLREKKQFLAKVTSLEEKVDELGMAGEVAKRRDSCEKLHQQIESMTSGLQAERKKYTDLIGAYKNLKSQHKYLRTKLGLTRENMLPQNKLEDRSDLLRYDQNPSTSHDLVEKNQNASASTLCTKKVRNEISCNNNLEEDVKGGKPIQAASPISSTSFFPIAQKCPPTSKSAPVAGRKRPASSWVDTRRRQGQDGPDPHDDFLDTPLEYIRGNLNKATKEQVPDRPVPVPAPNDMNLDSSDDETQDVNAVVRPQKQQMPAPVAGKNGFKFVEPVRKKAERENLKGVECKQCKKFYDAVLPNEGGGKDTDNNKQNFRCEHHEGVSRHRYRYAPPLTPEGFWNIGFESEM; from the exons ATGGACTCTCTCAAAGTAGGTTGTGACCCCATTGACAGTGAATTGGATGGTGTGGACTATGTCTCTGGGCTTAGTACTTTACTCGTTGCCACGATTCAGGAAGCCAAAGACAGGATTTCTCAGATTGAATACGTTTTCTGCAACCAGCTTTACACATATTTCCAATCTAAGTCTAAAAGCTTCCAGAAATTCGAAAACCaatggaaagagaaagaaaatgatCTCTTATGTCGAATTGAAACACTTAGAGTTGAAAAGCAACAAACCCTTGAAGAGAACCGCTTACTCAAGCTTGACAAGGGAAATCCATCCAAGGAACAGGAAGAGAAGGTGAACCAACTACTCGCCGAACTGAAAGGTGTGCAGTTCAAAGGTAATGAGCTTGAGCGAATGCTTAAGCAGAAGTCTACGGAAGTAGATAAGGGAATGGAATTGGAGAGTAAGTTGCTCGGAGTGATTCAATCCAAAGACGCTGTCATTATGGATAAGGAAAAACAACTGAAAGAGAGTGAAGAAAGTAGAAACATGCTTCTTGCTAAATTAAGTGATCTTGAAAATAGAGTTGATGAACTCCAAGAGGAGCTCGGGGAAAAGATTAACCAAGTAGCCAAACGAAATGAGCTTGAAGAGAATTTATTTCAAAAAGTTGAGCATCAGTCTTCTGAGATCATGAATAAAGAAAAGCTTTTGAATGatcaagaagaagagaaaaaacttCTCAGGGCCAAATTGgaaattttggaagaaaatgtTAGTCAACTCCAAAAGGAGCTCCTTACAAAGAACAATGAAGTGGAGGGTTATCTGAGGGAGAAAAAACAGTTTCTAGCCAAAGTAACTAGTTTAGAGGAAAAAGTTGATGAACTAGGCATGGCTGGCGAAGTGGCCAAAAGACGGGATTCATGTGAAAAGTTACATCAACAGATTGAATCAATGACCTCGGGTTTACAGGCTGAGAGGAAGAAGTACACAGATCTTATTGGTGCTTACAAAAACCTGAAATCTCAGCACAAGTATCTCCGCACAAAGCTTGGTCTTACAAGGGAGAATATGCTACCCCAGAATAAGTTGGAAGATAGAAGTGATTTGTTGAGATACGATCAAAATCCATCAACTTCACATG ATCTTGTCGAGAAAAATCAGAATGCTTCTGCGTCAACTTTATGCACAAAAAAAGTCAGGAATGAAATCAGTTGTAACAATAACTTGGAGGAGGATGTGAAAGGAGGCAAGCCAATTCAAGCAGCTAGTCCTATCTCTTCTACTTCCTTCTTCCCCATTGCACAAAAATGCCCTCCCACCTCAAAATCTGCCCCAGTAGCTGGGAGAAAACGGCCTGCTTCCAGCTGGGTGGATACTAGGAGGCGTCAAGGCCAAGATGGGCCCGACCCACACGATGATTTTCTTGATACCCCACTTGAGTACATCAGAGGAAACTTGAATAAAGCCACAAAGGAACAAGTTCCTGATCGTCCAGTTCCAGTTCCAGCTCCAAATGACATGAATCTAGATAGCTCAGATGATGAAACACAGGATGTTAACGCTGTAGTTAGGCCACAGAAGCAGCAGATGCCAGCTCCAGTGGCCGGTAAAAATGGTTTCAAGTTTGTAGAACCTGTAAGAAAGAAAGCTGAGCGGGAAAATTTGAAAGGAGTTGAATGCAAGCAGTGCAAAAAGTTCTATGACGCTGTCCTTCCCAATGAAGGCGGTGGTAAGGACACCGATAATAATAAGCAAAATTTTCGCTGTGAGCACCATGAAGGTGTTTCTCGTCATCGGTATAGGTATGCTCCCCCTCTTACTCCAGAAGGGTTTTGGAATATTGGATTTGAATCTGAAATGTGA